A stretch of Phalacrocorax carbo unplaced genomic scaffold, bPhaCar2.1 SCAFFOLD_203, whole genome shotgun sequence DNA encodes these proteins:
- the LOC135311042 gene encoding toll-like receptor 13: MRPPSPSPERRRVPAPVLLAALLAAAPGVSAYGFRNCIQAPWDPGLFRCVQRFLEAAAEAVDDLPPAATALNLSHNALVRLPPRAFARLPLLRTLDLSHNRLAAIAPRAFAGLGALGALDLSHNRLAGLAEGAFLGLANLTRLRLDRNPLSALAPGALLPLANLRRLSLRGGRLPALGPVAAAVRRLPRLRLLDLCGNGLAALGPAPPLPPSLLTLRLCNNSLAGLAGAAPGLLPALRALDLSYNNISDAAPFARLCLRNLSRLWLAGNPLDVFRLLEASDVPPRSVDLSGLRLDAPGVAELCGRLRGPRLPRLRLRRNGLAALPDGALGRCPPAGALDLSGNRLRRLGCVGRLLGPAQRRALRALLVEHNLLRRLPSCREAPLLHRLQNVSLRFNRILVVGPGAFADAPGLRSLRLDVNGLARLHQRALRGLRELRELRLDNNLLTDLYPGSFADLSRLRTLNLRNNRVSVLFPGAFAGLPRLQTLDLGGNNLRHLAGAALQGLGELRRLYLDRNRLQEVSAAAFRPVQASLGVLDLRANALRYITRRPRHPPPFRHLRRLYDLKLQAQQPYGLRIVPHRFFQGLTSLRSLYLARNWLLAVPADAFDDLAQLRYLTLADSSGGMGDLPPGVFKNLSRLRSLDLENVGLRSLGPEVFGNLSRLERLRLAKNELRTLDRRLDGRLPALRYLDLRKCPLSCACANAWLPAWLDRSRVQVVYLYNYSCGGGGGGPPAYLHAFDTRVCFLDVGLYLFAGTAPAVLLLLALPLLHHRGYWRLRYQLYLLRAWAGGRWRRERRRYAYDTFVSYNSADEGWVLGELVPELERGALRLCLHHRDFSPGRAIVDNIVDAVYNSRKTVCVVSRSYLRSEWCSLEIQLASYRLFDELRDVLVLVFLEAIPDAELSAYHRMRRVLLKRTYLRWPPEPPARRLFWAKLKRALRSGYAEGDEEEEEGGGEPEEGCGEGGEWPRGGDLRSPP, translated from the coding sequence ATGCgccccccgtccccgtcccccgaGCGCCGgcgggtgccggcgccggtgctGCTGGCGGCGCTgctggcggcggcgccgggggtCTCGGCCTACGGCTTCCGCAACTGCATCCAGGCGCCCTGGGACCCCGGGCTCTTCCGCTGCGTCCAGCGCTTCCTGGAGGCGGCGGCCGAGGCGGTGGACGACCTGCCGCCGGCCGCCACCGCCCTCAACCTCTCGCACAACGCCCTGGTCCGCCTGCCGCCCCGCGCCTTCGCCCGCCTGCCCCTCCTGCGGACCCTCGACCTCTCGCACAACCGCCTGGCCGCCATCGCCCCCCGCGCCTTCGCcgggctgggggcgctgggCGCCCTCGACCTGTCCCACAACCGCCTGGCCGGGCTGGCCGAGGGCGCCTTCCTGGGCTTGGCCAACCTGACGCGGCTGCGGCTGGACCGCAACCCGCTGTCGGCGCTGGCGCCCGGCGCGCTGCTGCCGCTGGCCAACCTGCGCCGGCTGTCGCTGCGGGGCGGCCGCCTGCCCGCGCTGGGGCCCGTGGCGGCGGCCGTGCGGCGCCTGCCGCGCCTGCGCCTGCTCGACCTCTGCGGCAACGGCCTGGCGGCGCTGGGCCcggcgccgccgctgccgccctcGCTGCTGACGCTGCGCCTCTGCAACAACTCGCTGGCGGGGCTGGCCGgcgccgccccggggctgctGCCGGCCCTGCGGGCGCTCGACCTCTCCTACAACAACATCTCGGACGCGGCGCCCTTCGCCCGGCTCTGCCTGCGCAACCTCAGCCGGCTCTGGCTGGCCGGCAACCCGCTCGACGTCTTCCGGCTGCTGGAGGCGTCGGACGTGCCGCCGCGGAGCGTGGACCTCTCCGGGCTGCGCCTGGACGCGCCGGGGGTGGCCGAGCTGtgcgggcggctgcggggcccGCGGCTGCCGCGCCTGCGGCTGCGGCGCAACGGCCTCGCGGCGCTGCCGGACGGGGCGCTGggccgctgcccgcccgccggcGCGCTCGACCTCTCCGGGAACCGGCTGCGGCGCCTGGGCTGCGTGGGGCGGCTGCTGGGGCCGGCGCAGCGGCGGGCGCTGCGGGCGCTGCTGGTGGAGCACAACCTGCTGCGCCGGCTGCCCTCCTGCCGGGAGGCCCCGCTCCTCCACCGCCTCCAAAACGTCTCGCTCCGCTTCAACCGCATCCTGGTGGTGGGGCCGGGGGCCTTCGCCGACGCGCCGGGCCTGCGCTCGCTGCGCCTCGACGTCAACGGCCTGGCGCGGCTGCACCAGCGGGcgctgcgggggctgcgggagctgcGCGAGCTGCGGCTCGACAACAACCTGCTGACCGACCTCTACCCCGGCTCCTTCGCCGACCTGAGCCGGCTGCGCACGCTCAACCTGCGCAACAACCGCGTCTCCGTGCTCTTCCCCGGCGCCTTCGCCGGGCTGCCGCGGCTGCAGACGCTCGACCTGGGCGGCAACAACCTGCGGCACCTGGCGGGCGCCGCGCTGCAGGGGCTGGGCGAGCTGCGCCGCCTCTACCTGGACCGCAACCGGCTGCAGGAGGTGAGCGCCGCGGCCTTCCGCCCGGTGCAGGCCTCCCTGGGCGTGCTGGACCTGCGCGCCAACGCGCTGCGGTACATCACCCGCCGCCCGCGGCACCCGCCGCCCTTCCGGCACCTGCGGCGCCTCTACGACCTGAAGCTGCAGGCGCAGCAGCCCTACGGCCTGCGGATCGTCCCCCACCGCTTCTTCCAGGGCCTGACCTCGCTGCGCTCCCTCTACCTGGCGCGGAACTGGCTGCTGGCCGTCCCCGCCGACGCCTTCGACGACCTGGCCCAGCTGCGCTACCTGACGCTGGCCGACAGCAGCGGCGGCATGGGCGACCTGCCGCCCGGCGTCTTCAAGAACCTGAGCCGCCTGCGCAGCCTCGACCTGGAGAACGTGGGGCTGCGCAGCCTCGGCCCCGAGGTCTTCGGCAACCTCAGCCGGCTGGAGCGGCTGCGCCTGGCCAAGAACGAGCTGCGCACGCTGGACCGGCGCCTGGACGGGCGGCTGCCCGCCCTGCGCTACCTGGACCTGCGCAAGTGCCCGCTGAGCTGCGCCTGCGCCAACGCCTGGCTGCCGGCCTGGCTGGACCGCAGCCGCGTCCAGGTGGTCTACCTCTACAACTACAGctgcggcgggggcggcggggggccgccCGCCTACCTGCACGCCTTCGACACCCGCGTCTGCTTCCTGGACGTGGGGCTGTACCTGTTCGCCGGCACGGCGCCGgccgtgctgctgctgctggcgctGCCGCTGCTGCACCACCGCGGGTACTGGCGCCTGCGGTACCAGCTGTACCTGCTGCGGGCCTGGGCCGGCGGGCGctggcggcgggagcggcgccgCTACGCCTACGACACCTTCGTCTCCTACAACTCGGCCGACGAGGGGTGGGTGCTGGGCGAGCTGGTGCCGGAGCTGGAGCGCGGCGCGCTGCGCCTCTGCCTGCACCACCGCGACTTCAGCCCCGGCAGGGCCATCGTCGACAACATCGTCGACGCCGTCTACAACAGCCGCAAGACGGTGTGCGTGGTGAGCCGCAGCTACCTGCGCAGCGAGTGGTGCTCGCTGGAGATCCAGCTGGCCAGCTACCGCCTCTTCGACGAGCTCCGCGACGTCCTGGTGCTCGTCTTCCTCGAGGCCATCCCCGACGCCGAGCTCTCCGCCTACCACCGCATGCGCCGCGTGCTGCTCAAGCGCACCTACCTGCGCtggccccccgagccccccgcccgccgcctctTCTGGGCCAAGCTCAAGCGCGCCCTGCGGAGCGGCTACGCCGAGGgcgacgaggaggaggaggagggcgggggggagccggaggaaggctgcggggagggcGGCGAGTGGCCCCGCGGCGGCGACCTTCGCTCCCCGCCGTGA
- the LOC135311039 gene encoding LOW QUALITY PROTEIN: basic proline-rich protein-like (The sequence of the model RefSeq protein was modified relative to this genomic sequence to represent the inferred CDS: deleted 2 bases in 1 codon) → MGALGGALINRVPQNPRPRSPPPSLRSPRADKKTLFLAFSRQAAGAMSHRSGRGAGGDPRPGGGPHPPGPGPRPGRVKRRRTRRERDTARFGRRVPGEGRRAAGPPPRRPPPPWGGRPLASPLPAPRPVVITESRLCQHRGLFNREVKSVDVERLLSPRRDAAPRGETPAAAPQNRAEEGVPVAPSPRELAGGLCALLGGTRAFRGRDLAGERRRAVLAALLRWHRALPELSPLLAHRSRGADAAPPGTRRRGEGAAPPWPRLTPSRPSQVAGAPGPPSGSGAAAPSGAISGSRDGAGRRRRREGGESEGGVTAPGTPGGFIDPPPPPQTPFSWTSGEEEEEEDDDDPHPGSPTTLFQPRGEGRPSWGDPRRHGGSVAPGGPPPGSPPGCTCGGAPFAPCGFGEDAGEGCSWSRRPPIAPPAFGPVPPRRRRPPRRSLAALFPPRSPAACRGASPDPRTPDAWSPEPSRRLGFASGRPRAERRASRCRRHRHGSHRPGRPPAPPTPGPCRWQPPLARGAPPGSRRRRGWDAPESGCRGEPGWLRALRCLPLSCFPPSGAPGQDASPLPGPAPWGCPCAGLC, encoded by the exons ATGGGGGCCCTTGGGGGGGCCCTAATTAACAGGGTGCCCCAAAACCCCCGCCCTCGGtcgcctcccccctccctccgctCACCCCGTGCGGATAAAAAGACCCTTTTTTTGGCGTTTTCCCGTCAGGCAGCGGGTGCCATGAGCCACCGCAGCGGCAGAGGGGCCGGCGGGGACCCCCGCCCGGGGGGGGGCCCGCACCCCCCGGGACCCGGACCCCGACCCGGCCGCGTCAAGCGCCGCAGAACCAGGCGGGAGCGCGACACGGCCAGATTCGGCCGGAGGGTCCCCGgcgaggggcggcgggcggccggaCCCCCGCCacgccgcccgccgcccccgtgGGGGGGTCGCCCCCTCGCCAGcccgctcccagcccccagacccGTCGTGATCACCGAAAGCCGCCTGTGCCAGCACCGGGGCTTGTTCAACCGGGAGGTGAAGTCGGTGGACGTCGAGCGGCTGCTGAGCCCGCGGCGGGACGCGGCCCCCCGCGGCGAGACCCCCGCCGCAGCGCCCCAAAACCGCGCGGAGGAGGGGGTCCCCGTGGCGCCGTCCCCCCGCGAGCTGGCCGGGGGGCTCTGCGCCCTCCTGGGGGGCACCCGCGCTTTCCGGGGGCGCGATCTGGCGGGCGAGCGTCGCCGCGCCGTCCTGGCCGCCCTCCTGCGCTGGCACCGGGCGCTGCCCGAGCTCTCCCCCCTCCTGGCGCACCGCAGTCGGGGGGCTGACGCCGCCCCCCCAGGTACACggcgccgcggggagggggctgcgccCCCCTGGCCGCGCCTCACCCCCTCTCGCCCCTCGCAGGTCGCTGGAGCCCCCGGACCCCCGAGCGGGAGCGGAGCGGCAGCGCCGAGCGGGGCGATTTCGGGGAGCCGAGACGGAGCTGGGAG GCGACGGAGACGAGAGGGAGGTGAGTCCGAAGGCGGGGTGAcggccccagggacccccggggggtTTATTgacccgccgccgcctccc cAGACCCCCTTCTCCTGGACCtcgggcgaggaggaggaggaggaggacgacgACGACCCTCATCCCGGCAGCCCAACCACGCTCTTCCAACCCCGGGGAGAGGGGCGGCCGTCCTGGGGGGATCCCCGCCGGCACGGGGGGTCCGTGGCCCCCGGCGGACCCCCGCCCGGCTCCCCCCCCGGCTGCACCTGCGGGGGTGCCCCCTTCGCGCCGTGCGGGTTCGGGGAGGACGCCGGCgagggctgcagctggagccgCCGGCCGCCCATCGCCCCGCCGGCCTTCGGCCCGGTGCCGCCgcggcgccgccggccgccccgccgctccctcGCGGCCCTCTTCCCCCCCCGGAGCCCGGCCGCGTGCCGCGGGGCCAGCCCGGACCCCCGGACCCCCGACGCGTGGAGTCCCGAGCCTTCGCGCCGGCTGGGCTTCGCGTCGGGCCGGCCGCGTGCCGAGCGCCGAGCGTCGCGCTGCCGCCGCCACCGGCACGGCTCCCACCGCCCCGGGCGGCCGCCGGCGCCCCCGACCCCCGGCCCGTGCCGCTGGCAGCCGCCGCTGGCGCGCGGGGCCCCCCCGGggagccgccggcggcggggctgggacGCGCCGGagtcggggtgccggggggagCCGGGCTGGCTGCGGGCGCTGCGGTGCctgcccctctcctgcttccccccctcgggggcgccggggcaggACGCGtcccccctgcccggccccgcgccctgGGGGTGCCCCTGCGCGGGGCTGTGCTGA